The following are from one region of the Candidatus Zixiibacteriota bacterium genome:
- a CDS encoding ABC transporter permease, with product MKTELKTNLKAIFGRAYVRLVGAHREPSWLASEALLPLLSTASFVYVYKALKAPEEYTGFVILGGAMTAYWINVLWSMAAQFYWEKEMGNLQLYLVAPISRMAILLGMATGGFYLASTRAIFVFVVGSLIFKVNFVVISLGKLALIFFLTQVALYGLGMMFSSLFMLFGREAWHTTNLFQEPIYLLSGFFFPIKSLGMTVGLVASLIPLTLGLDGMRQLAFKGGKELGLLNVNLEIYGLAILSVLFLIAAHYALKYMENMGKKEGRLTLRWQ from the coding sequence ATGAAAACCGAGCTTAAAACAAACCTTAAGGCGATTTTCGGCCGGGCTTATGTCAGGTTAGTCGGCGCTCACAGAGAACCGAGCTGGCTTGCCTCAGAGGCGCTTTTGCCGTTACTTTCCACTGCTTCATTTGTATACGTTTACAAGGCTTTGAAAGCTCCGGAAGAGTATACCGGTTTTGTTATCTTGGGCGGTGCGATGACTGCTTACTGGATCAACGTTTTATGGTCAATGGCTGCCCAGTTCTACTGGGAAAAAGAGATGGGGAATTTGCAGCTGTATCTGGTCGCTCCTATTTCCCGAATGGCAATCCTTTTAGGAATGGCAACTGGGGGATTTTACCTGGCATCGACCAGAGCGATTTTCGTCTTTGTGGTGGGAAGCTTGATCTTCAAAGTGAACTTTGTGGTAATAAGCCTGGGTAAATTAGCTTTGATATTTTTCTTGACCCAGGTGGCACTTTACGGTCTGGGTATGATGTTCTCGTCCCTGTTTATGCTTTTCGGCAGAGAAGCCTGGCATACCACTAACCTATTCCAGGAGCCGATCTATCTTCTGTCCGGCTTCTTTTTTCCCATAAAGAGTCTGGGAATGACCGTCGGCCTTGTGGCTTCCTTAATCCCTTTGACCCTGGGTCTGGATGGTATGAGACAATTAGCTTTTAAGGGTGGAAAAGAGCTTGGATTATTAAATGTCAACCTGGAGATTTATGGTTTGGCTATACTTTCGGTCCTTTTCCTCATCGCCGCGCACTATGCTCTGAAATATATGGAGAATATGGGTAAAAAGGAAGGCAGATTGACTTTGAGGTGGCAATAA